The genomic window GCCGGACGTATCCGGAGATCGGGGTGCCCGACTCGCACCACCCGACCTCGCACCATCGCGACGACCCGACCCTCTACGAGAAGATCGCGAAGATCAACGAGTTCCACATCTCGCTCTTCGGGTACTTCCTCGAGAAGGCGCGCGCGACGCCGGACGGCGACGGCAACCTGCTCGACCACATGATGCTGCTCTACGGCGCCGGGATGTCCGACAGCAACCTGCACGACAACAAGGGGCTGCCGGTGGTCCTGGTCGGCGGCGCGTCGGGCCAGCTCAAGCCGGGCGGGCGTCATCTGGTCTACAAGGAGAAGACGCCGGCCACCAACCTGCACCTGACCATCCTCGACAAGATGGGTGTGCCGGTCGAGCGCATCGCCGACAGCACCGGCCCGCTGAATCTGTTGCCGGTCAGCTAGTCCAGTCCGCGCAGAGCGCGGTGGAACATCGAGGGCCCGGCAGCAATGCCGGGCCTTTTTCTTTGCGCGGGTTCATGTTTCGGCACCGGGGCGTCAGGTCGGTCGCCCGTCCGCTGGCGCGCAGGATGCGGAATGTTAGGCTATCGGCCTACTTCGGAGGTACTTGGATGGCCCGAGTCTCGATCACCGTCAACGGGAAGCGGCGCACCGCGGACGTCGAGCCGCGCCTGCTGCTGGTTCATTTTCTGCGCGAGCACCTGAACCTGACCGGCGCGCACGTCGGCTGCGACACGAGCCAGTGCGGCGCCTGCACGGTGCTGGTCGACGGGCGGAGCGCGAAGTCGTGCACGATCTTCGCGGTGCAGGCCGACGGCGCGGAGGTGACGACCATCGAGGGGCTGGCCGACGGCGACCGCCTGCATCCGCTGCAGGAGGGGTTCTGGGAAGAGCACGGGCTGCAGTGCGGCTACTGTACGCCCGGGATGATCCTGTCGGCCGTGAATCTGCTGGAAGACAACCCGGCGCCGACCGAGCAGGAGATTCGTGACGGCCTCGACGGCAATCTCTGCCGCTGCACGGGCTATCAGCACATCGTCAACGCCATTCAGCACGCGGCCGAGCGGATGGGGCGATCGGACGCCGCCGCGTCGCCGCGTCGATGACCTCGGCGTTTCCGCCGGCGTCGGCCGAGCTCCTGTGCCGCGAGCGGTGCTTCGCGGCGCATCGCGCCGGTCGCTATCTGGTCGCCGAGTTGCTGGCGCCGCATCGCGTGCTGAGCAACTCCGCGCACGTGGGGGGGCAGCGGGAGGACCTGCGCTATCTCGTCAACCACCAGAGCTGCGAAGCGACCGGTGACAGGGAGCGCCACGACCTGATCGCCGCCGCCGGGCAGGTTGCCTACCACCACCGGGTGTGCGCCGAGCTGGGACTGGACCCGGACGAGACCGCGGTCCTGGGCACCGCGGCCAACATGGTCTACGCCGCCCACCGCACCGCGACCTTCGACTTCCTGCGGGTGGATGCGTTCACGACGGCCGGCGTGGCCGGTAACGCGGCGCGCGCGGGCGATCCCGCGGCCTGGACGGAGACCGACGAGGGTTGGCGCCGGGTGTCGCCGCCGCCCGGCACCATCAACACGATCCTGCTGATCGATTGTCCCGTAACGCCTGCGGCCCACGCTCGGGCCGTGGTGACGATGACCGAGGCGAAGTCGGCCGCGCTGGCCGATCTGGCGGTTCCCAGCCGCTATTCCCCAACCATCGCAACCGGGACCGGCACCGATCAGTTCTGCCTCGCCGCACCGCTCGACCCCGAACGACGCTCGAAGGAGTCGACGAGCCCGCACGTGAAGCTGGGCGAGATCATCGGCGTCGCGGTGAAGGAGTCGGTCGCCGAGGCGCTGCGCTGGCAGAACGGCCTGGAGGCGTCCTACACGCGCGGGCTCTTCCACGCACTCGGCCGCTTCGGTCTTACCGAGGCGCGGGCCATGGAGCGTCTGGCCGAACTGCTCCCGGCGGCGCGTTACGAGCTGCTCGACAAGAACCGCAAGGCGGTTTTCTTCGAGCCCGGGGTCGGCGCGGCGGCGTACGCGCTGGCGGCGGTGGTGGATCGGGTCCGGTGCGGCACCATTCCCGAAGGGCTGGCGCAAGAGGCGCTGCGCTGTCAGGCCGCCTGCGTCGCCTGCGCCCTGGCCGGCCGGCCGGACCGCTGGACGGCGTTCCGGATCGAGCTGATGGAGACATCCGGCGATCCCGTCGAGCTGGTTCTGCGAGCGATCGCGGCCGGGTGGCAGGCGAAGTGGGCCTGATCGCAGCCGTGACCATCGGGCGGCCGGCGTGGACCTGAGCAGCCTGGCTCCCCGCGCGGACCTGTTGGCGGCGGCGGTGGTGCTGGATCTCCTCTTCGGGGACCCCGCGTATCGCTGGCATCCGATTCGCCTGATCGGCGGCTCCCTGACCTGCATCGAGGTGCGGTTGCGCGCGGTCGGCGCCGACGGCCGCAGCGGCGGGTGCGTGCTCTTCGTGGTGCTGGCGCTCGTCTGGTGCGGGAGCGCCGCGGCGCTCGTGGCCGGTGCGGCGCGGCTGCATCCCGCGGCGGCCGTTGCAGCCCACCTGTTCGCGCTCTACAGCCTCATCGCACTCGGGGACCTGCTGAAGCATGCGGGTGACGTGGACGCGGCCGTCACGACGGGCGATCTTGCCGCTGCCCGGACGGCGGCGGGACGACTCGTCGGGCGCGACACCGAGCCGATGGACGGCGCCGCCTGCCGCCGGAGCGCCATCGAGAGCCTGGGCGAGAGCCTGGTAGACGGGGTGGTCTCGCCCATCTTCTGGTACGCGGCGGCGGGCGTGCCGGGTATCGTGCTCTTCAAGGTGGTCAGCACCATGGACTCGATGGTCGGCTACAAGTCCGAACGCTACCGCGACTTCGGCTGGTGCGGCGCCCGCCTCGACGACCTGCTGAACCTGGTGCCGGCGCGGGTGACCTGGCTGCTCATCGCTGCCGCCGCGGCGCTGATTCCGGGAGCCTCCGGCGGGGAGGCCCTGCGCTGGGGCTGGCGGCAGCATGCGGTCGTGCCGGGGCCGAACGCCGGCTGGAGCGAAACCGCCCTCGCCGGCGCGATCCGGCGCCGCCTGGCGGGTCCGATCCGGCTGCAGGGCCTGCTCGTGACCGACGTCTGGATCGGCGATCCCTCCTCGGCCGAGGGCGGTTCGGAAGAGGACTACCGGCGGGCGCGCGGTACGGTGCTGCTGGCCGCTGCCCTTGCCGCCGGGGGTATCGCTGGACTGCTGGTCTGGGCGCGAAGCCCGTGGTGGGAGTGGTGAGAGCCCGCGCGGCGCCGGCGTTCCGCCGCACCCGGCGGTCGACGCGGCGCTGCCCGCGGATCCCGTGCGCCCGGCGCCCGATCATTTTGCGCGGTGGTTCGCCCGCCCGCGCAGTACAATCGCGGTACGGGCATCCGCCCGGAAACGGAGGAAACGCACGATGATGGAAGGCATGCAGTTCATCTTCCGATGGCTCCACGTGTTCGTGGGGATCATCTGGATCGGGCACCTCTACTTCTTCAACTTCGTGAACGCGCCACTGGCCGCGAAGCTCGACGGGCCGACCAAGCAGAAGGTGGTCCCCGAGCTCATGCCGCGGGCTCTCTTCTGGTTCCGGTGGGGCGCCGCCTGGACCTGGATCACCGGGGTCCTGCTGCTCCTGCTCGTCTTCTACCACGGCGGGCTGGCGATAGAAACCGACGCGAGCTGGGGGGCGGCCGCCATCGCGATGATCGCGGTGACCTTCCTGGCGGTCTTCGTCTACGACGCGCTGTGGAGCAGCGGCCTGAAGTCCAACGTCCGCGCCGCCACGATCGTCTCGTTCGTGCTGCTGGCCATCGTCGTCTGGATGTTCGTGGAGGTCGGCGGATTCCCGCCGCGATCGGTGCTGATTCACACCGGCGCCATGTTCGGAACGATCATGGCGTTCAACGTGTGGTTCCGGATCTGGCCGGCGCAGCAGCGGATCATCGCCGCCGTGAAGGCCGGCAAGGCGCCCGAGGCCGCCGACCCGGCGCTCGCGGGGTTGCGCTCCAAGCACAACACCTACATGTCGTTGCC from Acidobacteriota bacterium includes these protein-coding regions:
- a CDS encoding (2Fe-2S)-binding protein yields the protein MARVSITVNGKRRTADVEPRLLLVHFLREHLNLTGAHVGCDTSQCGACTVLVDGRSAKSCTIFAVQADGAEVTTIEGLADGDRLHPLQEGFWEEHGLQCGYCTPGMILSAVNLLEDNPAPTEQEIRDGLDGNLCRCTGYQHIVNAIQHAAERMGRSDAAASPRR
- the cobD gene encoding cobalamin biosynthesis protein CobD; this translates as MPSSWFCERSRPGGRRSGPDRSRDHRAAGVDLSSLAPRADLLAAAVVLDLLFGDPAYRWHPIRLIGGSLTCIEVRLRAVGADGRSGGCVLFVVLALVWCGSAAALVAGAARLHPAAAVAAHLFALYSLIALGDLLKHAGDVDAAVTTGDLAAARTAAGRLVGRDTEPMDGAACRRSAIESLGESLVDGVVSPIFWYAAAGVPGIVLFKVVSTMDSMVGYKSERYRDFGWCGARLDDLLNLVPARVTWLLIAAAAALIPGASGGEALRWGWRQHAVVPGPNAGWSETALAGAIRRRLAGPIRLQGLLVTDVWIGDPSSAEGGSEEDYRRARGTVLLAAALAAGGIAGLLVWARSPWWEW
- a CDS encoding urate hydroxylase PuuD, with the translated sequence MMEGMQFIFRWLHVFVGIIWIGHLYFFNFVNAPLAAKLDGPTKQKVVPELMPRALFWFRWGAAWTWITGVLLLLLVFYHGGLAIETDASWGAAAIAMIAVTFLAVFVYDALWSSGLKSNVRAATIVSFVLLAIVVWMFVEVGGFPPRSVLIHTGAMFGTIMAFNVWFRIWPAQQRIIAAVKAGKAPEAADPALAGLRSKHNTYMSLPLLWAMANQHATPFFGGNFGIPSDLYWLVWLAAIVLGWHIIFHCYRIAGRVSGM
- a CDS encoding adenosylcobinamide amidohydrolase; translation: MTSAFPPASAELLCRERCFAAHRAGRYLVAELLAPHRVLSNSAHVGGQREDLRYLVNHQSCEATGDRERHDLIAAAGQVAYHHRVCAELGLDPDETAVLGTAANMVYAAHRTATFDFLRVDAFTTAGVAGNAARAGDPAAWTETDEGWRRVSPPPGTINTILLIDCPVTPAAHARAVVTMTEAKSAALADLAVPSRYSPTIATGTGTDQFCLAAPLDPERRSKESTSPHVKLGEIIGVAVKESVAEALRWQNGLEASYTRGLFHALGRFGLTEARAMERLAELLPAARYELLDKNRKAVFFEPGVGAAAYALAAVVDRVRCGTIPEGLAQEALRCQAACVACALAGRPDRWTAFRIELMETSGDPVELVLRAIAAGWQAKWA